ACCCCCGGCTGCGGGCCGGGTCGGGCCATTCTCGTGAGAACCACGGAACCTGCGGCCGCAGCTGTGCGCCCTTCCGACGTGACACTTGCTGAGAGTAGGACCGATGTGTGGCGAGCATCACCCGAGCAGTGGGACTTCGACGACGTCTACCGCCGGCAGTGGGGCCCGCTGGTCCGCTTCGCCTACGTGACCACGGAGTCGCTGGCGCACGCCGAGGAGGTCGTACAGGACGTCTTCGTGCAGCTCTACCGGCACCGCGACAACGTGGAGCGTCCCGAGGCGTGGTTACGCCACGCGGTGGCGAACCGGGTGACCTCCTGGGTGCGGCGACGCCAGGTGGAACGCCGGCACCGCCAGCAGCCCGGGGCACCGACCCAGGTGTCCCCGGTGACGCTGGAATTCGTCGCGATGCTGGCGCCGCTGTCCGCGCGACAACGCGCCGCCCTGTTCCTCCGCTACCACGAGGATCTCTCCGAGCAGGAGATCGCCACGGTGCTCGGCTGCCGGCCGGGCACCGTCAAGTCGCTGATCAACCGTGCCCTGGCACGACTGCGCGAAAGGCTGGACCAGAATGCGTGATCTCGACCGGAAGTTGAGCGACGGGTTCAGCCAGGCGCTGGCTGACCTGCCCACCGAGGCACCTGCCGTCGGTGCCGTGAAGCTGTT
This genomic interval from Micromonospora sp. CCTCC AA 2012012 contains the following:
- a CDS encoding RNA polymerase sigma factor; the encoded protein is MWRASPEQWDFDDVYRRQWGPLVRFAYVTTESLAHAEEVVQDVFVQLYRHRDNVERPEAWLRHAVANRVTSWVRRRQVERRHRQQPGAPTQVSPVTLEFVAMLAPLSARQRAALFLRYHEDLSEQEIATVLGCRPGTVKSLINRALARLRERLDQNA